A window of Chitinophagales bacterium contains these coding sequences:
- a CDS encoding addiction module antidote protein, which yields MGTSKFEIADYLDSKEMIAEYLNAVLEEGDNADVINAIGHIAKAIGMTKIAEETGLSRPSLYKALSDGAKPQFATIMKVLKAIGGQIQVNPRSA from the coding sequence ATGGGAACTTCAAAATTTGAAATAGCAGATTATTTGGACAGCAAAGAAATGATTGCAGAGTATCTAAACGCTGTGTTGGAAGAAGGGGACAATGCTGATGTTATTAATGCAATTGGTCATATTGCAAAGGCTATCGGAATGACAAAAATCGCGGAGGAAACAGGTTTGAGCAGACCGAGTTTATACAAAGCTCTATCTGACGGAGCAAAACCTCAATTTGCAACAATAATGAAAGTATTAAAAGCCATTGGAGGACAAATACAAGTGAATCCAAGATCTGCGTGA
- the era gene encoding GTPase Era — translation MHQSGFVNIIGRPNVGKSTLMNALVGEKLSIITPKAQTTRHRIFGILNGEDFQIVFSDSPGIIIKPVSGLHEAMMKTVESSFKDGDIIMLITEPGEPIQQLEEALNKIKSLEIPKYLVLNKIDKLKKEELLPLLKHWDDQKIFDHVFPVSALKKRNTDELLRQILKDLPENPAWYPKDQLTDRPERFFVSEIIREKIFIHYKQEIPYSCEIVTEAFEEEEKIIRIHSIIYTERESQKNIIIGKKGSGIKRIGTEARKDMERFFEKKIYLELFVKVKEKWRDNPNQLRQFGY, via the coding sequence ATGCACCAATCCGGATTTGTAAATATCATAGGCCGTCCCAATGTCGGGAAATCAACACTGATGAATGCATTGGTGGGTGAAAAACTGTCTATCATCACCCCCAAGGCACAGACCACAAGACATCGTATTTTCGGCATACTGAATGGGGAAGATTTTCAAATCGTGTTTAGCGACAGTCCGGGCATTATCATTAAGCCAGTTTCAGGATTGCACGAGGCCATGATGAAAACTGTGGAAAGTTCCTTCAAGGACGGGGACATCATCATGCTGATCACCGAGCCGGGCGAACCGATACAACAACTGGAAGAAGCGCTGAATAAGATCAAATCGCTCGAAATCCCTAAATATTTGGTGCTCAATAAAATTGACAAATTAAAAAAGGAAGAACTGCTGCCTTTGCTGAAACACTGGGACGATCAGAAGATTTTCGATCATGTATTTCCCGTTTCCGCACTGAAAAAAAGAAATACAGATGAGCTGCTGCGGCAAATTCTGAAAGACCTGCCCGAAAATCCGGCATGGTATCCGAAAGACCAGCTTACTGATAGGCCAGAGCGCTTTTTCGTTTCTGAAATCATCCGCGAAAAGATATTTATCCATTACAAACAGGAAATCCCCTATTCCTGTGAAATCGTAACTGAGGCTTTCGAGGAAGAAGAAAAAATCATCCGTATCCACTCCATCATTTACACGGAGCGGGAATCGCAAAAAAATATTATAATAGGCAAGAAAGGAAGCGGAATAAAGCGCATTGGTACAGAAGCGCGAAAGGATATGGAACGCTTTTTTGAAAAGAAGATTTATTTGGAATTATTTGTGAAAGTCAAAGAGAAATGGCGGGACAATCCAAACCAACTCCGCCAGTTCGGATATTAA
- the der gene encoding ribosome biogenesis GTPase Der, giving the protein MGYTVAIVGRPNVGKSTLFNRLIGGRQAIIDNQSGVTRDRQYGVSNWNGKAFNVIDTGGFVDHSSDLFEKEIKKQVKIAITEASAILFVVDVSTGITDLDMQLADLLRRESKKVYLVVNKVDNTNRLYQASEFYSLGFEKLFTIASISGSGTGELLDALCEDIKPEEVVQEDQDDELPKIAIVGQPNVGKSSLLNAWVGKEQNIVTDIAGTTRDAINTHYKLYNKDLLLIDTAGIRKKSSVMEDLEFYSVIRAINSIDQADVCVLILDATLGIESQDLAIFRQAEKKKKGIVIAVNKWDLIEDKSQESVKAFQETLIEKFAPFRDLPIVFISALEKKRISKVLDIALEVAKNRRLRITTSALNKFLEKSMEKFSPPAVKGKYVKIKYVTQLPTHTPTFAFFCNHPKYIRLPYKNYLENQLRKSFSLTGVPIRMVFRDK; this is encoded by the coding sequence ATGGGATATACAGTAGCCATAGTAGGAAGGCCAAATGTGGGCAAGTCCACCCTTTTCAACAGATTGATCGGGGGGCGGCAGGCTATTATCGACAACCAAAGTGGTGTGACCCGTGACCGCCAATACGGTGTTTCAAATTGGAACGGCAAGGCTTTCAATGTGATTGACACCGGGGGGTTTGTAGATCATTCCAGCGATCTTTTTGAGAAAGAAATCAAAAAGCAAGTGAAAATTGCCATTACCGAGGCCTCGGCCATTCTGTTTGTCGTGGATGTGAGCACCGGTATCACCGATCTGGACATGCAACTGGCCGACTTGCTGCGTAGGGAATCCAAAAAAGTATATCTCGTAGTCAACAAGGTAGATAACACCAACCGCCTTTATCAGGCCAGCGAATTCTACAGCCTGGGCTTTGAAAAACTTTTTACCATTGCCTCCATCAGCGGAAGTGGCACCGGGGAATTGCTCGATGCGCTGTGCGAGGATATAAAACCCGAGGAAGTGGTTCAGGAAGATCAGGACGATGAACTGCCCAAAATTGCTATTGTAGGTCAACCCAATGTGGGAAAATCCTCTTTACTGAATGCATGGGTAGGCAAAGAGCAGAATATCGTGACTGATATTGCTGGTACTACACGCGATGCCATCAATACCCATTACAAACTCTATAATAAAGATCTGCTATTAATTGATACTGCCGGAATCCGTAAGAAATCCAGCGTAATGGAAGACCTGGAGTTTTACTCTGTAATCCGCGCCATCAATTCCATCGATCAGGCAGATGTTTGTGTACTTATACTTGACGCTACATTGGGCATCGAATCGCAGGATCTGGCCATTTTCAGACAAGCGGAAAAGAAAAAGAAAGGCATTGTAATAGCAGTGAACAAATGGGATTTGATTGAAGACAAATCCCAGGAAAGTGTAAAAGCTTTTCAGGAAACTTTGATTGAAAAATTCGCTCCTTTCAGGGATTTACCTATTGTCTTTATTTCTGCCCTGGAGAAAAAACGCATTTCAAAAGTACTGGATATTGCCCTGGAAGTAGCTAAAAATAGAAGGTTGCGAATTACTACTTCTGCATTAAATAAATTTCTGGAAAAAAGTATGGAAAAATTCAGTCCGCCTGCTGTGAAAGGAAAATATGTGAAAATAAAGTACGTGACACAATTGCCCACCCACACGCCAACTTTTGCCTTTTTCTGCAATCATCCGAAATACATTCGCCTGCCCTATAAAAACTACCTGGAAAACCAGTTGAGAAAATCCTTCTCATTGACCGGAGTGCCAATAAGGATGGTTTTTAGGGATAAGTAG
- a CDS encoding nucleotidyltransferase substrate binding protein — translation MDKHKDIRWEQRFSNFNKAMSKLDRAVTHIKSEYYSEGSFNEDLFEEGDDIIREGLIKRFEYTHELAWNVMKDFIKDHGNAEIFGSKDATREAFSLGLISNGKVWMEMIKSRNKTSHTYNEEIANEIFINILDKYHKAFLDFQKLMEDKRSGEQGKIFE, via the coding sequence ATGGATAAGCACAAAGACATTCGTTGGGAGCAACGATTTTCAAATTTTAACAAGGCAATGTCCAAACTTGACAGAGCTGTAACACATATAAAATCCGAATATTATTCTGAAGGTTCTTTTAATGAAGACCTTTTTGAAGAAGGGGATGATATTATTCGCGAAGGCCTGATTAAGCGCTTTGAGTACACCCATGAATTAGCCTGGAATGTTATGAAAGATTTCATAAAAGATCATGGTAATGCAGAGATTTTTGGTTCTAAAGATGCCACAAGAGAAGCTTTTTCTTTGGGCTTGATCAGCAACGGAAAAGTGTGGATGGAAATGATCAAAAGCAGAAATAAAACCTCTCACACATACAATGAAGAAATTGCCAATGAAATTTTTATTAATATACTTGATAAATACCACAAGGCTTTCCTTGATTTTCAAAAATTAATGGAAGATAAAAGAAGTGGTGAACAAGGTAAAATCTTTGAATAA
- a CDS encoding nucleotidyltransferase domain-containing protein, translating into MLFGLESDDINKIHSVFSRYPQIEKVIIYGSRAKGNYRPGSDIDLVLLGEFLNLSIQLELENELDDLLLPYKIDIALLHKIENKDLLDHIDRIGKVFYEKSLSTRTGS; encoded by the coding sequence ATGCTCTTTGGATTAGAAAGTGATGATATAAATAAGATACATAGCGTGTTTTCCCGATATCCTCAAATTGAAAAAGTCATAATATACGGGTCACGTGCAAAAGGCAATTACAGACCTGGTTCAGATATTGACTTGGTGTTGCTGGGTGAATTCCTGAACCTTAGCATCCAATTAGAATTAGAAAATGAATTGGATGACCTGCTGTTGCCCTATAAAATAGACATAGCACTATTACATAAAATTGAAAACAAAGATTTGCTGGATCATATTGACCGGATAGGTAAAGTCTTTTATGAAAAGAGTTTGAGCACCAGAACAGGTAGTTGA
- a CDS encoding protein tyrosine phosphatase-like domain-containing protein, producing MLKIYLQFYNFSLSLLWAIVLVLFVADSGKLDFVSLTLLNIAQGAALLEILHAALKWVKSPVFTTAIQVSSRIFILILINIFHGGPWPEFMGISGLQLAVFAWSLTEIIRYAYYLTLLRNTSIAVLTWCRYTFFIFLYPIGVTGELMILYAWATQHGIAVDQWQVWFMAVVAVLYILFFPKMYLYMWKQRKEKILN from the coding sequence ATGCTTAAGATTTATCTCCAGTTTTATAATTTTTCCCTATCCCTGCTTTGGGCGATTGTGCTAGTGCTTTTTGTAGCAGATTCCGGCAAGCTCGATTTTGTGAGTCTCACGCTTTTGAATATTGCACAAGGTGCAGCATTGCTCGAAATTCTGCATGCAGCTTTAAAATGGGTAAAATCCCCGGTCTTTACTACAGCCATTCAGGTCAGCTCACGTATTTTTATTCTGATATTGATCAATATATTTCATGGAGGGCCCTGGCCTGAATTTATGGGCATCAGCGGTTTGCAATTGGCTGTATTTGCCTGGTCGCTAACTGAAATTATCCGTTATGCATACTATCTCACACTTTTAAGAAATACTTCTATTGCTGTTTTGACCTGGTGCCGCTATACTTTTTTCATCTTTCTTTATCCCATTGGTGTTACGGGCGAATTGATGATTCTTTATGCCTGGGCCACTCAGCATGGAATAGCAGTTGATCAGTGGCAGGTATGGTTTATGGCTGTTGTTGCGGTATTGTACATCTTGTTCTTTCCGAAAATGTACCTTTATATGTGGAAGCAGCGGAAAGAAAAAATTTTGAATTAA
- a CDS encoding chalcone isomerase family protein codes for MNKLILLLLIFPVFTLSAQTEINNITLPAVLDKEGSKLVLNGGGIRKKLFFKIYVGGLYLPEKSKNAKEIINADKPMAIRLHITSSMVSSDNMSEATREGFIASTDGNTAPIQDKIDAFIANFSGEEITENDIFDLYYVPGEGVKSYKNGKYISTVSGMDFKKALIGIWLSDNPVDSGLKEAMLNL; via the coding sequence ATGAACAAATTAATTTTACTACTCCTAATTTTCCCTGTGTTTACTTTAAGCGCACAAACTGAAATCAATAACATCACCTTGCCTGCGGTGTTGGACAAGGAAGGTTCAAAGCTGGTGCTAAACGGTGGCGGCATTCGTAAAAAACTGTTCTTCAAGATTTATGTAGGTGGTTTGTACTTGCCTGAAAAAAGCAAAAATGCAAAGGAAATCATCAATGCAGATAAGCCTATGGCCATTCGCCTGCACATCACATCAAGTATGGTGAGCAGCGACAATATGTCGGAAGCTACCCGCGAAGGATTTATAGCTTCTACCGATGGAAACACCGCGCCAATTCAAGATAAGATCGATGCCTTTATCGCTAATTTTTCAGGTGAAGAAATTACTGAGAATGATATTTTCGACCTCTATTATGTACCCGGAGAAGGAGTGAAGTCCTATAAAAATGGTAAATATATCAGCACTGTAAGTGGTATGGATTTCAAAAAAGCACTCATTGGCATCTGGCTTTCTGATAATCCAGTAGATTCAGGCTTGAAAGAGGCTATGCTAAATCTATAA